GTCGGCGGCCAGGATGCGGCGCAGCCCTTCCTCCACCTTGGTGGTGCCGCGCACGTATGAGCCGCGCGTCACCGGGGCCAGGCCCAGTTCGCGCAGGGCTATTTCCGTGCCGGTCAGCCCGTCGAAGCCGTAGGCGTCGTACTGGTAGAACACGGCGATGCGCGTCAGCCCAAGGTCGCGCACCAGATGGCGCACGGCGGCCTTGGTTTCCTGGTAGTACGAGGCGCGCACGTTGAACACGTAGCGGTTGAACGGTTCGCGCAGGCCGTTGGCCCCGGTGAACATGCCCACCAGCGGGATGCGCGCCTCTTCCACCAGCGGCAGCACGCGCATGGTGGTGGGCGTGCCCACGTAGCTGAACAGGGCGAACACGTCGCCGTCGATAAGAAAACGCTGGGTGTTGGCCAGGCAGCGGGGCGGGTCGTAGCCATCGTCGGCGGCGGTGACCATGATGCGCCGCCCGTGCACCCCGCCGGTGTCGTTGATGTGGTGGATGTACGACAGCGCGCCGCGCAGGGTCTGCACGCCAAGGTAGCTGGCATGCCCGGTCAGGGCCAGGGAAGAGGCGAGGTGGATGGCGTCGTCGGTGACGCCCGGCGCGGTTGCGTCTTCCTGCTGGCGCGGGCTGTCGGCGTTGCAGGCGGCCAGCAGGGGGGGCAACGCCAGCAGGAGCAACAGCGGCAACAATGGCAACAGGGGCAACAGGGGAAACAGGGGAAACAGGGACAGCAGGCGGTGCCGGGCGGCATGGCGTTGGGCGGGGCGTGCCGGGGCGGATGCCGGAGCGGGTGCCGGAGCGGATCGGCAAATCCCCCCGGCTCGGCCCAAGGGAGCCTGATGCCGGGCGGCGGCGCGCGATGCGGCGGTGCGCGTGGTCACACTTGCTCTCCCTGCTCTTGGGGCGTTGCCCGGTGAAATCCGGGGGGCGGATGCACGCCAAGGGTGCGCGCCGTGCGGACTGTAGCCCGACGACGGCGGAAAGTTCAAGGGTGCGCGAGGCCCGGAAAGAAATGCGCGCGGTATCCCCATGCGGTGCGGAACCGCCGGGAATGGCTGAAAAACGGCGCGGAGGGCCGGTTGGCGGGCGATACCCCGTTGTCAGAACTGCGGAGCGCGGCTACACTTTTTGATGGTGCCACGAGGCGCGGCCCGGCACCACGCACACCTGCCGCGTCGGCACATGGGAGTCCGGATGGCATCGTTTTTCCTGCGTAGGGTCATGTGGATGCATGGGCTGCACCCGCACGGGGTGACGGGGCGGTGCGCCGTGCCCATGGCTGGGCTGGCCCCGCTGCTTCGGCTGTTCCGGTGCGGCGTGCTGGCGGTGGCGTGCCTGCTGGCGATTGCCGTATCTCCGCCCCCCGTGGTTCGGGCGGGGCAGGGCGCCGCGCCGATGGAACAGCCCGGCGCGGGCGATGCGGCTGCGGTCTGGCCGTCCGGCGTGCGCTTTCCGGACATCGCCCTTGGCGCCCCCTCGCCGGATACCGGCTGGAGTGGCGGCCCGGACGTGGCCATGCCCGCCCCCGTGGCGGGGCCTGCCGGGGCCGCTGGTCCTGCCGGGGCCGCCGATCCAGAAGGGCTGCCCGGCCGCCTTTCCGATCTGCGCGGGCAGGTGTTCATCGTGAACATGTACAGCTGGTTCTGCGCGCCCTGCCAGGAAGAAGCCCCGACCCTGCGCGCCCTGCATGCGCGGATATCGACCGCCAGCCACGGCGAACTGGCCGGGCGGGTGCGGCTGGTGGGCATTGCCGCCGGTGATGACTGGAATCTGGTGCAGGCCTTTCGCCAGCGGCACGGGCTGGCCTTTCCCCTGTTTGCCGACCCGGAACTGGCCGTGCATGGCCAACTGGGCGGTCTGCCGGTGCCGTACACCTGGGTGCTGCGGCGCGAGGCCGACGGGTTTCGGGTGCTGTTCACCCATGCCGGGGCGCTTTCCGGCACTCCGGCGGAGTTTCTGGACCGCGTGCTGGCGGCGGCGGGGCCGCTGCACTGAGCGGCGGGGGAAGCGAAAGCCGGAGCAGGAGCCGGAGCAGCGACCGAAACAAGGATGGAGGCCGGGGCGGCGTCCGGGACGCGGTGCGTCCTTTGGGACGCTGGGACGCGGTGCGTCCGGCGGGGACACGGGGACGCATTGCGCGCCAAGGGTGATTTGGGCTACCAGAACGATATGGAATCGTTGCCCGAAGAGCCGTGCCTTGCCTCGGAAGAGGCGGCCCTTGCCCACCTTATGGAACACTGCTGGCCCGGCGGGCGCAGTTTCTGCCCCCGCTGCGGCGGGGGGCGGCTGTACGAGCTGTCGGCGGGGCGCTGGCGCTGTGCGGGCTGCAAGTACACCTTTCACCCCTTTTCCGGCCGCTGGATCAACAACGGCAACCTCACGCCGCTGACCTGGCTGCGCCTGCTGCACCTGTACGCGGGCGAGGCCACCGTGCACACCCTGGCCGCCGAACTGGGCCTTTCGTACAACGCCGCCTACAAGGCCGTGACCACGGCGCGCTTCGCCATCCTGGCCCATGCGCCCGACGCCCGCCAACTGCTGGGGCCGGAAACCGGCCTTGGCGGCTACCTGAAGGGCAAGAAGCTGACCGGAGAGCCCAAGGGCGAGGGAGGGCAGGTGCCCATTCCCGTGTTCGGCATTCTGGAGCGCAATGGATGGGTGTTCATCGACCTTGTTTCCGGCCTGTCCGCCGAGACGGTGTTCCACTTCAACCACAATTTCCACCTGCGCATCGAACGTTCGGGCAATCTGGTGCATACCGCGCCCTATCGCCATTACGACGCGCTGGTGCTGTGCGGTGACGATTCGCTGCCCTACGAGTACATCCGGCGGCGGGCCGACGGCCAGGCGGAACCGAAGAGCGAGTTCTGGAAGTTCGCCGGGGGGCGGCTGCGCGCCTTCAAGGGCGTGTCGCCCCAGCGTTTTCCCCTGTACCTCAAGGAACTGGAATTCCGCTTCAACCATCGGCGCGAGAACCTGTTCGCCACGCTGGTGCGCTACCTGTGCGACATGGTGCCCGACGTGCCGGAGCTGGATGAATCCCGCCCGTAGGGGGTGTTTCTGGATTGTCTTTTTGTCCGTTGGCTTCGTGCGCAACGCGCGTGCTGAGGGGCATTCGCTGAGGATGACCGCCCCCCTCTCCCCATAAGGCTGACACCCCCTCCCGCGGGATAATTCGTCACTGTTTTACACCTGACTCGTGTTTATTTGGCCCGTGCCCGGTTTTCCGGTTGCGGGCCTTATTCTTTGCATTCCGGTGTGTTGCGTCATTCGTGTCGCCTCGGGGGGCGGTGTGGCTTGGTGCCAAAGTGCAATTATATGTTTTTTGACATCATGTAACGGGCGCGAATGATGGCACAAAAAACCCGGCATCAGTGCAGGACCGTGCGCAGGAAACGGAGCATTGATGCGCCGCACAGTCACGCCTAACACCTTGCTGTAACAGGAAAGAAGCCTCGTTTGCGCCGCCGGGAACGGTGCGGAGGGGGCAGGGGACCGGCATGCCGCCGGGCCTCTACAGGGAAAGGGGACACCATGTTCGCATACCCTGCAACACATGAGGTGCCGGGGAAAACCCCGCTGCCGTTCTCGGGCCTGGGACACGACCTGGCGCCCGTGGCATCGCACGTCCGCCTGCTGGCATGGATTCCCGTGCGGCGGATGCGCGATGCCCGGCCACATGCGGTGTGGCGTCGCCACGCGGGGCATGCGCCCCGCCGCGCGGGCTACGCGCTGCTGGTGGAACTGGGACGGGAAACCAGGGGGCGCTGAATGCGCGGCGCCACCGGCGCATGCGCATCCAGGCACCCTGCGGCAACGGTGCAACCGGTACGCAAGGAGGCATGATGACTGTCAATCGCAGGCAATTTCTCAAGCTGAGCGCGGGCGCCACCCTGGCGAGCGCGTTCGGCGGGCTGGGGATCAGCCTTGCGCCCTCGGTGGCGCGGGCCGAACTCCAGAAACTCCAGTGGGCAAAGCAGACCACCTCGGTCTGCTGTTACTGTGCGGTGGGCTGCGGGCTCATCGTTCACACCGCCAAGAACGGCGAGGGCCGTGCCGTCAACGTGGAAGGCGACCCGGACCATCCGATCAACGAAGGTTCCCTGTGCCCCAAGGGCGCGTCCATCTTCCAGCTGGGCGAAAACGACGCCCGTCCGCCCAAGCCCCTGTACCGCGCGCCGAACAGCGGCGAGTGGAAGGAAGTGGAATGGGACTGGGCGCTCACCGAAATCGCCAGGCGCGTCAAGAAGACCCGCGACGAATCCTTCCAGCTGGCCAACGCGGCCGGTGAAACGGTGAACCGGACGGAGGCCATCGCCTCGTTCGGCTCCGCCGCCATGGATAACGAGGAATGCTGGGCCTACCAGGTCATCCTCAGAAGCCTCGGCCTGGTGTTCATCGAACACCAGGCGCGGATCTGACACAGCCCCACTGTACCGGCTCTGGCAGAGTCGTTCGGTCGAGGTGCGATGACGAATCACTGGAACGATCTTGCGAACAGTGATTGTGTGTTGATCATGGGCAGCAACGCTGCCGAAAACCATCCCATTTCCTTCAAGTGGGTGCTGCGCGCGCAGGACAGGGGCGCCACGCTGATTCACGTGGACCCGCGCTTCACGCGCACGTCCGCCAAGTGCGACATCTACGCCCCCATCCGTTCGGGCGCGGACATTCCCTTCCTTGGCGGCCTCATCAAGTACATCCTCGAAAACAAGCTGTACTTTGACGAGTACGTGCGTGAATACACCAACGCCTCGCTCATTGTCGGTGAAAAATTCTCGTTCAAGGACGGCCTGTTCAGCGGCTACGACGCGGACAAGCGCAAGTACGACAAGTCGCAGTGGGCCTTCGAACTGGACGAGAACGGCGTGCCCAGGCGCGACCCCTCGCTGAAGCACCCCCGGTGCGTGCTCAACCTGCTGAAGAAGCACTACGAGCGTTACACCGTGGACAAGGTGGCCGACATCACCGGCACGCCCAAGGACCTCATCCTGAAGGTCTACAAGGCCTACGCGGCCACGGGCAAGCCGGACAAGGCGGGCACCATCATGTACGCCATGGGCTGGACGCAGCATTCCGTGGGCGTGCAGAACATCCGTACCATGTGCATGATCCAGCTTCTGCTGGGCAACATCGGCGTGGCGGGCGGCGGCGTCAACGCGCTGCGCGGCGAATCCAACGTGCAGGGTTCCACCGACCAGGGCCTGCTGGCCCACATCTGGCCGGGGTACAACCCCACCCCCACCACCAAGCAGGCCACGCTGGACCTGTACAACACCATCACGCCGCAGTCCAAGGACCCCATGAGCGTGAACTGGTGGCAGAACCGGCCCAAGTACGTGGCCAGCTACCTGAAGGCCCTGTATCCCGACCTGGCCCCGGCGGATGCCTACGACATCATGCCCAAGCTTGATGCGTCCAAGCCCGCCACCTACTACTTCTGGCTGAACATCTTCGACAAGATGGACAAGGGCGACGTGAAGGGCTGCTTCGCGTGGGGCATGAACCCCGCCTGCGGCGGCGCCAACGCCAACAAGAACCGGCGCGCGCTGGGCAAGCTGGACTGGCTGGTCAACGTCAACATCTTCGAGAACGAAACCTCGTCGTTCTGGAAGGGACCGGGCATGAAGCCCGAGGAAATCGGCACGGAAGTGTTCTTCCTGCCGTGCGCCGTGTCCATCGAGAAGGAAGGCTCCGTTGCCAACTCCGGCCGCTGGATGCAGTGGCGCTATCGCGGTCCGAAGCCCTGGGGCGCAACCAAGCCCGACGGCGATATCATGCTGGAAATGATGCACAAGATTCGCGACATCTACGCCAAGGAAGGCGGGGTGCACGCCGACCCCATCCTGAAGCTGAACATCAAGGACTGGGAAGAACACAACGAGTTCTCCCCGGCCAAGACGGCCAAGCTGATGAACGGCTACTTCCTGAAGGACACGGAAGTGGGCGGCAAGCAGTTCAAGGCCGGGCAGCAGGTGCCCTCGTTCGCCTTCCTGACGGCGGACGGCTCCACCTGTTCCGGCAACTGGCTGCATGCCGGGTCGTTCACCGATGCGGGCAACATGATGGCCCGCCGCGACACCGCGCAGACGCCGGAGCAGGCGCGCATCGGCCTGTTCCCCAACTGGTCGTTCTGCTGGCCTGTGAACCGGCGCATCATCTACAACCGCGCCTCGGTGGACAAGACCGGCAAGCCCTGGAACCCGGACAAGGCCGTCATCGAATGGAAGGACGGCAAGTGGGTGGGCGACGTGGTGGACGGCGGCGGCGACCCCGGCACCAAGCACCCGTTCATCATGCAGACGCACGGCTTCGGCGCGCTGTACGGTCCGGGGCGCGAGGAAGGCCCCCTGCCCGAGCACTACGAGCCGCTGGAGTGCCCGGTTTCCAAGAACCCGTTCTCGAAACAGCTGCACAACCCGGTGGCCTTCAAGATCGAGGGTGAAAAGTCGGCGGTGTGCGATCCGAAGTTCCCCTTCATCGGCACCACCTACCGCGTCACCGAACACTGGCAGACCGGCCTGATGACCCGCCGTTGCGCCTGGCTGGTGGAAGCGGAACCCGAGATCTTCGCTGAAATCAGCAAGGAACTGGCCAAGCTGCGCGGCATCAAGAACGGCGACCGCGTCAAGGTCTCGAGCCTGCGCGGTTCGCTGGAAGCGGTGGCCATCGTCACCGAGCGCATCAAGCCCTACAAGGTCATGGGCGCGGAAATCCACATGGTGGGCCTGCCCTGGCACTACGGCTGGATGGTGCCCAGAAACGGCGGCGATACGGCCAACCTGCTCACGCCGTCGGCGGGCGACCCGAACACCGGCATCCCCGAGACCAAGGCGTTCATGGTCGATATCCGCAAGGTGGGAGGTAAGTAGTCATGGGAAAGATGTTCTTCATCGACCTTACCCGCTGCACCGGCTGCCGCGGCTGCCAGATAGCCTGCAAGCAGTGGAAGAACCTGCCCGCCGAGGAAACCCGTAATACCGGTTCGCACCAGAATCCGCCGGACCTCTCGTACGTCACCCTGAAGACGGTGCGCTTCGAGGAAGGC
This DNA window, taken from Nitratidesulfovibrio sp., encodes the following:
- a CDS encoding TlpA disulfide reductase family protein, translated to MASFFLRRVMWMHGLHPHGVTGRCAVPMAGLAPLLRLFRCGVLAVACLLAIAVSPPPVVRAGQGAAPMEQPGAGDAAAVWPSGVRFPDIALGAPSPDTGWSGGPDVAMPAPVAGPAGAAGPAGAADPEGLPGRLSDLRGQVFIVNMYSWFCAPCQEEAPTLRALHARISTASHGELAGRVRLVGIAAGDDWNLVQAFRQRHGLAFPLFADPELAVHGQLGGLPVPYTWVLRREADGFRVLFTHAGALSGTPAEFLDRVLAAAGPLH
- the fdnG gene encoding formate dehydrogenase-N subunit alpha translates to MTVNRRQFLKLSAGATLASAFGGLGISLAPSVARAELQKLQWAKQTTSVCCYCAVGCGLIVHTAKNGEGRAVNVEGDPDHPINEGSLCPKGASIFQLGENDARPPKPLYRAPNSGEWKEVEWDWALTEIARRVKKTRDESFQLANAAGETVNRTEAIASFGSAAMDNEECWAYQVILRSLGLVFIEHQARIUHSPTVPALAESFGRGAMTNHWNDLANSDCVLIMGSNAAENHPISFKWVLRAQDRGATLIHVDPRFTRTSAKCDIYAPIRSGADIPFLGGLIKYILENKLYFDEYVREYTNASLIVGEKFSFKDGLFSGYDADKRKYDKSQWAFELDENGVPRRDPSLKHPRCVLNLLKKHYERYTVDKVADITGTPKDLILKVYKAYAATGKPDKAGTIMYAMGWTQHSVGVQNIRTMCMIQLLLGNIGVAGGGVNALRGESNVQGSTDQGLLAHIWPGYNPTPTTKQATLDLYNTITPQSKDPMSVNWWQNRPKYVASYLKALYPDLAPADAYDIMPKLDASKPATYYFWLNIFDKMDKGDVKGCFAWGMNPACGGANANKNRRALGKLDWLVNVNIFENETSSFWKGPGMKPEEIGTEVFFLPCAVSIEKEGSVANSGRWMQWRYRGPKPWGATKPDGDIMLEMMHKIRDIYAKEGGVHADPILKLNIKDWEEHNEFSPAKTAKLMNGYFLKDTEVGGKQFKAGQQVPSFAFLTADGSTCSGNWLHAGSFTDAGNMMARRDTAQTPEQARIGLFPNWSFCWPVNRRIIYNRASVDKTGKPWNPDKAVIEWKDGKWVGDVVDGGGDPGTKHPFIMQTHGFGALYGPGREEGPLPEHYEPLECPVSKNPFSKQLHNPVAFKIEGEKSAVCDPKFPFIGTTYRVTEHWQTGLMTRRCAWLVEAEPEIFAEISKELAKLRGIKNGDRVKVSSLRGSLEAVAIVTERIKPYKVMGAEIHMVGLPWHYGWMVPRNGGDTANLLTPSAGDPNTGIPETKAFMVDIRKVGGK
- a CDS encoding IS1595 family transposase, with amino-acid sequence MESLPEEPCLASEEAALAHLMEHCWPGGRSFCPRCGGGRLYELSAGRWRCAGCKYTFHPFSGRWINNGNLTPLTWLRLLHLYAGEATVHTLAAELGLSYNAAYKAVTTARFAILAHAPDARQLLGPETGLGGYLKGKKLTGEPKGEGGQVPIPVFGILERNGWVFIDLVSGLSAETVFHFNHNFHLRIERSGNLVHTAPYRHYDALVLCGDDSLPYEYIRRRADGQAEPKSEFWKFAGGRLRAFKGVSPQRFPLYLKELEFRFNHRRENLFATLVRYLCDMVPDVPELDESRP